The Stegostoma tigrinum isolate sSteTig4 chromosome 9, sSteTig4.hap1, whole genome shotgun sequence genome includes a region encoding these proteins:
- the LOC125455079 gene encoding uncharacterized protein LOC125455079 isoform X4, producing MGKVQIQVRIMSTNEVLSSNLSESNSVLELPSTYSLPNISEQLMFEDIVRKHSDSVVITSASATPITNIDFQHVQEAFSF from the exons ATGGGCAAGGTTCAAATTCAAGTAAG GATTATGTCTACAAATGAAGTTTTATCAAGTAACCTATCAGAGTCAAATAGTGTACTGGAACTGCCAAGTACATACAGCTTACCAAATATAAGTGAACAGCTGATGTTTGAAGATATTGTCAGAAAACATTCAGATTCTGTTGTTATCACTTCTGCCTCAGCGACGCCCATTACAAATATAG atttccaacatgtgCAGGAAGCGTTTTCCTTTTGA